Proteins co-encoded in one Kribbella qitaiheensis genomic window:
- a CDS encoding DUF4190 domain-containing protein produces MTQPPTPIQPVRTRLPSAESWLTGVPLPAQRQFDRYAVAGFVVSLPGLTAPIGAVLALVGLARIRKSGSRGRGLARAALVISGCWVIAIAVAAALGLYGEHKAGIGRSVQIAQLDVRQCFDADLDGDAALKVVTIADCASGHTGEGYAKVTAALTGLSTEEKGTGATQACATAFQEFVGKPYVQSELDMYYVVLEDRPVADGNVLCLVGKPGEQLTGTMRGSKR; encoded by the coding sequence ATGACCCAACCACCGACTCCGATCCAGCCTGTCCGGACGCGACTCCCGTCGGCCGAGTCCTGGCTGACCGGCGTACCGCTGCCCGCGCAACGGCAGTTCGACCGGTACGCCGTGGCGGGTTTCGTGGTCAGCCTTCCCGGTCTGACGGCCCCGATCGGCGCAGTACTGGCGCTCGTCGGCCTGGCCCGGATCCGGAAGTCGGGCTCGCGGGGCAGGGGACTGGCTCGAGCCGCGCTGGTGATCAGCGGCTGCTGGGTGATCGCGATCGCCGTCGCCGCCGCGCTCGGCCTGTACGGCGAACACAAGGCCGGCATCGGGCGGTCCGTCCAGATCGCCCAGCTGGATGTCCGGCAGTGCTTCGACGCCGACCTGGACGGTGACGCCGCCCTCAAGGTGGTCACGATCGCCGACTGCGCGTCCGGGCACACGGGTGAGGGGTACGCGAAGGTGACGGCCGCGCTGACCGGACTGTCGACCGAGGAGAAAGGCACCGGCGCCACCCAGGCGTGCGCGACCGCCTTCCAGGAGTTCGTCGGGAAGCCTTACGTGCAGTCGGAACTGGACATGTACTACGTGGTGCTGGAGGATCGTCCTGTTGCTGACGGCAACGTCCTCTGCCTGGTCGGCAAGCCCGGCGAGCAGCTGACCGGTACGATGCGCGGATCCAAGCGCTAG
- a CDS encoding glycoside hydrolase family 2 TIM barrel-domain containing protein has translation MYTSPEDVTKIGEDTSSYRGLPFILCEYGHAMGNGPGGLSDYHALFEKYPRCQGGFIWEWIDHGLRTTVDGTEFYAYGGDFGESIHDGNFVCDGLLFPDRTPSPGMTEYTKVIEPLVITAGADGQISITNRYEVLDTSHLTFRIVTEVGGERVDASTLQVAAIAPGETASVKLPAEVIGQREAGQPETWLTVTAELADGTAWADAGHRVAWGQVRLDQPVAPRHVGAATAEGGAAGEARHARAEAASEDVTVGVDGIAVASLGMQNARLDVWRAPIDNDVIPGVTDAWKEAGLHRVQHRLVSAGLKDGAWEVVTRTAPPALQWGLVATWRWSHTQDGAVALDLSVQPDGQFPATLPRLAITFELPRVDQVEWFGTGPGEAYIDTRKAAAVGKYSATVDELQTPYVRPQENGHRIDTRWATVGPLRIEAAPDLFGLTVRHWTTADLENAKHTPDLIAGDTTYVTLDLAQAGIGSNSCGPALPDPYKLPTAPASLSLRFTTR, from the coding sequence ATGTACACCTCGCCCGAGGACGTCACGAAGATCGGCGAGGACACCTCGTCGTACCGGGGGCTGCCGTTCATCCTGTGCGAGTACGGGCACGCGATGGGCAACGGGCCGGGCGGGCTGTCCGACTACCACGCGCTGTTCGAGAAGTACCCGCGCTGCCAGGGCGGCTTCATCTGGGAGTGGATCGACCACGGCCTGCGGACCACCGTCGACGGCACGGAGTTCTACGCGTACGGCGGGGACTTCGGCGAGAGCATCCACGACGGCAACTTCGTCTGCGACGGGCTGCTGTTCCCGGACCGGACGCCGTCGCCCGGCATGACCGAGTACACCAAGGTGATCGAGCCGTTGGTGATCACTGCCGGCGCCGATGGTCAGATCAGCATCACCAACCGGTACGAGGTGCTCGACACGAGCCACCTGACGTTCCGCATCGTCACGGAGGTCGGCGGCGAGCGGGTCGACGCAAGCACGCTGCAGGTGGCCGCTATCGCGCCTGGCGAGACTGCGTCGGTCAAGCTGCCGGCTGAGGTGATCGGCCAGCGCGAAGCCGGCCAGCCCGAGACCTGGCTGACGGTTACTGCCGAGCTGGCTGACGGTACTGCGTGGGCCGACGCCGGTCACCGCGTTGCCTGGGGTCAGGTTCGCCTCGACCAGCCGGTGGCGCCGCGACACGTGGGTGCCGCTACTGCCGAGGGTGGTGCGGCTGGCGAGGCACGGCACGCGCGTGCCGAGGCTGCGAGCGAGGACGTCACTGTTGGTGTCGACGGGATCGCAGTAGCTTCACTGGGTATGCAGAACGCCCGATTGGACGTTTGGCGCGCTCCGATCGACAACGACGTGATCCCTGGCGTTACTGACGCTTGGAAGGAAGCAGGACTGCATCGAGTGCAGCACCGCTTGGTGAGCGCAGGCCTGAAGGACGGTGCTTGGGAAGTAGTCACCCGTACTGCGCCGCCCGCGCTGCAGTGGGGTCTGGTCGCCACCTGGCGCTGGAGCCACACGCAGGACGGCGCTGTCGCGCTGGACCTGTCCGTGCAGCCAGATGGCCAGTTCCCGGCGACCCTCCCGCGACTGGCGATCACCTTCGAGCTGCCGCGCGTCGACCAGGTCGAGTGGTTCGGTACCGGACCGGGTGAGGCGTACATCGACACCCGCAAGGCAGCCGCAGTCGGCAAGTACTCCGCGACAGTGGACGAGCTACAGACCCCGTACGTGCGTCCCCAGGAGAACGGCCACCGGATCGACACCCGCTGGGCGACCGTCGGCCCGCTCCGGATCGAAGCGGCCCCCGACCTGTTCGGCCTTACGGTGCGCCACTGGACCACGGCCGACCTGGAGAACGCGAAGCACACCCCCGATCTGATCGCAGGCGACACGACTTACGTCACCCTCGACCTCGCCCAGGCCGGCATCGGCTCGAACTCCTGCGGCCCAGCCCTCCCCGACCCCTACAAACTCCCCACCGCCCCGGCGTCCCTCTCCCTGCGCTTCACCACCCGGTAG
- a CDS encoding PSP1 domain-containing protein, whose translation MVMAVSFERYGRLYYLDPGSHRPRVGDKVLVPTDDGPEVAECVWAPQYVTEEIGGLPLCEGIASAADLDRDEQNRQRRADARLTAKRLIREHGLPMKVVGIDFVDRRADVDQLVIIYFSAPHRVDFRELVRDLARGLRARIELRQVGARDEARLQGGIGPCGRDLCCATFLKDFEPVSVRMAKDQDLPLNPLKISGACGRLMCCLKYEHPLYQEFNAKAPATGTAVETPAGDGVVVGHNVPSDTVVVRLAASGRRCACSRADVCSPRQQYEASPTTTPDAVPVEITTAPVVQQEQPGEPAVEQTPGESGGTRRKPRRRRRLSQAGDEQDTGDSSQ comes from the coding sequence ATGGTGATGGCGGTGTCGTTCGAGCGCTACGGGCGGCTGTACTACCTCGACCCCGGCTCGCATCGACCGCGGGTCGGGGACAAAGTGCTGGTCCCGACCGACGACGGGCCCGAGGTGGCCGAGTGCGTCTGGGCCCCGCAGTACGTGACCGAGGAGATCGGCGGGCTGCCGCTGTGCGAAGGCATCGCGTCGGCGGCCGACCTGGACCGCGACGAGCAGAACCGGCAGCGCCGAGCCGACGCGCGGCTGACGGCCAAACGGCTGATTCGCGAGCACGGCCTGCCGATGAAGGTCGTCGGCATCGACTTCGTCGACCGCCGGGCCGATGTCGACCAACTCGTCATCATCTACTTCTCGGCCCCGCACCGGGTCGACTTCCGTGAGCTGGTCCGCGATCTGGCCCGTGGGCTGCGGGCCCGGATCGAGCTCCGCCAGGTCGGCGCCCGCGACGAGGCCCGGCTGCAGGGCGGCATCGGCCCGTGCGGCCGCGACCTGTGTTGCGCGACCTTCCTCAAGGACTTCGAGCCGGTCAGCGTCCGGATGGCCAAGGACCAGGACCTGCCGCTCAACCCGCTGAAGATCTCCGGCGCGTGTGGCCGCTTGATGTGTTGCCTCAAGTACGAGCACCCGCTCTACCAGGAGTTCAACGCCAAGGCGCCGGCCACCGGTACGGCGGTCGAGACACCGGCGGGGGACGGGGTCGTCGTCGGGCACAACGTCCCCAGCGACACCGTCGTAGTACGGCTGGCAGCTTCCGGGCGCCGGTGTGCGTGCAGTAGGGCGGACGTGTGTTCGCCACGCCAGCAGTACGAGGCGTCGCCCACGACCACGCCGGACGCAGTGCCGGTGGAGATCACCACAGCGCCAGTGGTGCAGCAGGAACAGCCTGGTGAGCCTGCCGTCGAGCAGACTCCAGGGGAGAGTGGCGGAACGCGACGGAAGCCGCGGCGCCGGCGCCGGCTGAGTCAGGCAGGCGACGAACAAGACACGGGAGACAGCTCGCAGTGA
- a CDS encoding DUF4190 domain-containing protein: protein MSYPPYPPDPNRPQDTPPPSNFPTYGRQDQPAQQQNPATPFVPPSSPVQGPPYQGAPYQGQQQNPQYQVPPQGPQYPGPQYPPQYGNGYGYGYPGVQQVKTNGLATAALVCGLVSIFFWIIAPVAIGLGIAALVQIKRRHESGTAQAVVGLSIGSVVSLVGAVVLVFMFALDWTGSEQDYGSDEPVASYSATPDHVYVDDLIVGECFDDGSEEGAVVRQPCPESHDAELISNVTLPSGVYPGDAKVEESARVACRREFTKYIGISPDKSERKSVFWGPDEELWNDGDRIVVCAAYATGGDQLRGSVKGTRR from the coding sequence GTGAGCTACCCGCCTTACCCGCCGGACCCGAACCGGCCGCAGGACACACCGCCGCCGTCGAACTTCCCGACGTACGGGCGGCAAGACCAACCTGCGCAGCAGCAGAACCCTGCAACCCCCTTCGTGCCGCCCAGTTCACCGGTCCAGGGCCCGCCGTACCAGGGGGCGCCGTACCAGGGTCAGCAGCAGAACCCGCAGTACCAGGTGCCGCCGCAGGGCCCGCAGTACCCAGGGCCGCAGTACCCGCCGCAGTACGGGAACGGGTATGGCTATGGATATCCGGGCGTGCAGCAGGTCAAGACGAACGGTCTCGCGACCGCTGCTCTCGTCTGCGGTCTGGTCTCGATCTTCTTCTGGATCATCGCGCCGGTCGCGATCGGGCTCGGGATCGCAGCGCTGGTGCAGATCAAGCGGCGGCACGAGAGCGGTACCGCGCAGGCCGTCGTTGGTCTCTCCATCGGCAGCGTGGTCAGCCTGGTGGGTGCCGTGGTCCTGGTGTTCATGTTCGCGCTCGACTGGACCGGCAGCGAGCAGGACTACGGCTCCGACGAGCCGGTGGCCTCGTACTCCGCCACGCCGGACCACGTCTACGTCGACGACCTGATCGTCGGCGAGTGCTTCGACGACGGCTCCGAGGAAGGCGCGGTGGTTCGGCAGCCGTGCCCGGAGTCGCATGACGCCGAGCTGATCTCGAACGTCACCTTGCCGTCCGGTGTCTATCCCGGTGACGCCAAGGTTGAGGAGTCCGCGCGCGTCGCCTGCCGCCGGGAGTTCACCAAGTACATCGGGATCTCGCCCGACAAGTCGGAGCGCAAGTCGGTTTTCTGGGGGCCGGACGAAGAGCTTTGGAACGACGGCGACCGGATCGTCGTCTGTGCCGCTTACGCCACCGGCGGTGACCAGCTCCGCGGCAGCGTGAAAGGCACCAGGCGCTAG
- the tmk gene encoding dTMP kinase: MPEVYDPLTDPAPAHDLRAVLRIRAFRRLWIAFGLSSLGDWIGLLALTAMAKAFAGDDYQAANFAIGGVLFLRVLPALVMGPVAGWVADRLDRRATMIVGDLIRAAFFVSIPLVGTLTWVFVATVLIEIVSLIWGPAKDASVPNLVPRHRLEAANQLSLITTYGSALPAAAIFTAITLVTRGLGGNFSINLAVYVNAASFLVSGLAIVSVAEIGRSGSHDHEKHPTLWRTMVEGWSYVTGTPVVRGLVVGISGAFAAGAVVIGLGRTYVEGLHAGDPGYGVLFGAVFGGLALGMGFAPRLFSGLSRRRLFAAGLVGSGIGLAGLALIQQIEIATMIAIVLGFCAGASWVSGYTLLGLEVPDHVRGRTFAFVQSAVRTVLAVTLAVAPFIAGAIGRNTVNLPGDRSISYNGAATTMLIAAVLAGVIGMIAWRQMDDRPGVPFWRDLRRSFGKTPGVYPTTGLFVALEGGEGAGKSTQSALLVKWLEEQGQQVLLTREPGATDLGKTLRQIVLDPATGDISHRAEALLYAADKAEHVDAVIWPALKTGAVVITDRYVDSALAYQGSGRDLDLADVERVNRWATDDLRPNLTILLDLPPKSGLGRFEERDRIEAQSADFHERVRAAFLELAAAEPQHYLVLDASLEREQLALQIQARLLPILPKAKP; encoded by the coding sequence GTGCCGGAGGTGTATGACCCGCTGACTGACCCTGCACCGGCGCACGACCTGCGCGCGGTGTTGCGGATCCGGGCGTTCCGGCGGCTCTGGATCGCGTTCGGGCTGTCGAGTCTGGGCGACTGGATCGGGTTGCTGGCGCTGACCGCGATGGCCAAGGCGTTCGCGGGTGACGACTACCAGGCGGCGAACTTCGCGATCGGCGGGGTGCTGTTCCTGCGGGTGCTGCCGGCGCTGGTGATGGGGCCGGTGGCCGGCTGGGTCGCGGACCGGCTGGACCGGCGCGCGACGATGATCGTCGGCGACCTGATCCGGGCGGCCTTCTTCGTCAGCATCCCGCTGGTGGGCACGCTGACCTGGGTGTTCGTCGCGACCGTGCTGATCGAGATCGTCAGCCTGATCTGGGGGCCGGCCAAGGACGCCAGCGTGCCGAACCTGGTGCCCAGGCATCGCCTGGAGGCGGCCAACCAGCTCAGCCTGATCACGACGTACGGGTCCGCCCTTCCGGCGGCCGCGATCTTCACCGCGATCACCCTCGTGACCCGTGGTCTCGGCGGCAATTTCTCGATCAACCTGGCCGTGTACGTGAACGCCGCCAGCTTCCTGGTCTCCGGTCTCGCGATCGTGTCGGTCGCCGAGATAGGCCGCTCCGGCAGCCACGACCATGAGAAACACCCGACGCTGTGGCGCACGATGGTCGAGGGCTGGTCGTACGTGACCGGTACTCCGGTGGTGCGCGGCCTCGTGGTCGGGATATCCGGCGCCTTCGCGGCCGGTGCTGTCGTGATCGGGCTCGGCCGGACGTACGTCGAGGGCCTGCACGCGGGCGATCCCGGCTACGGCGTGCTGTTCGGGGCCGTCTTCGGCGGTCTGGCTCTCGGGATGGGGTTCGCCCCGCGGTTGTTCTCCGGGCTGTCGAGGCGCAGGTTGTTCGCGGCCGGTCTGGTCGGTTCGGGGATCGGGCTGGCGGGGCTGGCGCTGATCCAGCAGATCGAGATCGCCACCATGATCGCGATCGTGCTCGGCTTCTGCGCGGGCGCGTCCTGGGTCTCCGGGTACACGCTGCTCGGCCTCGAGGTGCCCGACCACGTCCGCGGCCGGACCTTCGCGTTCGTCCAGTCCGCGGTCCGGACCGTGCTCGCGGTGACGCTCGCGGTGGCCCCGTTCATCGCCGGTGCGATCGGCCGCAACACGGTGAACCTGCCGGGCGACCGCTCGATCAGCTACAACGGTGCCGCTACGACCATGTTGATCGCTGCCGTCCTGGCCGGCGTGATCGGGATGATCGCCTGGCGGCAGATGGACGACCGCCCCGGCGTGCCGTTCTGGCGGGATCTGCGCCGCAGCTTCGGCAAGACCCCTGGCGTCTACCCGACCACCGGCCTGTTCGTCGCGCTGGAAGGCGGCGAGGGCGCAGGCAAGTCGACCCAGTCCGCGCTGCTGGTGAAGTGGCTCGAGGAGCAGGGTCAGCAGGTCCTGCTCACCCGCGAGCCCGGCGCCACCGATCTCGGTAAGACGCTGCGGCAGATCGTGCTCGACCCCGCGACGGGCGACATCTCGCACCGGGCCGAGGCGCTGCTGTACGCCGCGGACAAGGCCGAGCACGTCGACGCGGTGATCTGGCCCGCCCTGAAGACCGGCGCCGTCGTCATCACCGACCGGTACGTCGATTCCGCGCTGGCCTATCAGGGCTCCGGCCGCGACCTCGATCTCGCCGACGTCGAGCGGGTGAATCGCTGGGCCACCGACGACCTGCGGCCGAACCTGACCATCCTGCTGGACCTGCCGCCGAAGAGCGGCCTCGGCCGGTTCGAGGAGCGGGACCGGATCGAGGCCCAGTCGGCCGACTTCCACGAGCGGGTCCGGGCCGCTTTCCTCGAGCTCGCGGCCGCCGAGCCGCAGCACTATCTGGTCCTCGACGCGTCCCTGGAGCGCGAGCAGCTCGCGCTGCAGATCCAGGCCCGCCTGCTGCCGATCCTGCCGAAGGCGAAGCCATGA
- a CDS encoding Fur family transcriptional regulator, which yields MATVSKDPVDATAQRLRERGERVTPARLAVVEVLANTEEHLSAEQIGERAEQLRPGIHRATVYRALDALGEFGLVTHVHLGRAGTTYHLAGDLAPRHLHLRCSECGKVLDVAGDILDPARRKVLRELGFRLAPEQVALIGTCAACST from the coding sequence ATGGCGACTGTTTCGAAGGACCCGGTCGACGCCACCGCGCAGCGGCTCCGCGAGCGCGGTGAGCGGGTCACCCCGGCCCGGCTGGCGGTCGTCGAGGTGCTCGCGAACACCGAGGAACACCTGAGCGCGGAGCAGATCGGCGAACGAGCCGAGCAGCTCCGGCCGGGCATCCACCGGGCGACGGTCTACCGCGCGCTGGATGCATTGGGTGAGTTCGGGTTGGTGACGCACGTTCACCTGGGTCGAGCTGGTACGACGTATCACCTGGCTGGTGACCTGGCGCCCCGGCACCTCCACCTGCGCTGCAGCGAATGCGGCAAAGTCCTCGACGTAGCCGGCGACATCCTCGACCCAGCCCGCCGCAAGGTCCTCCGCGAGCTGGGTTTCCGCCTGGCTCCCGAACAGGTCGCGCTGATCGGCACCTGCGCCGCCTGCTCGACTTAG
- the topA gene encoding type I DNA topoisomerase: MAGVSGTKAATSRRLVIVESPKKARMIAGFLGAGYVVESSFGHIRDLPKGADEIPAKYKGLPWARLGVNIEDHFDPLYVVPADKKQQIRKLKDLLKDADELYLATDEDREGEAIAWHLLDELKPKIPVKRMVFHEITPKAIQDAVGSARSINDALVDAQEARRILDRLYGYEVSPVLWKKVMPKLSAGRVQSVAIRMVVDRERERIAFRSASYWDLDATLDAGEGKTPRLFPSRLVSVDSKRVAQGRDFASTGELKSQNTVHLDQSTATALAAALQDSQFTVRSIESKPYTRKPYAPFRTTTLQQEAGRKLNMSASQTMQIAQRLYENGNITYMRTDSVTLSDTAITAARSQVRELYGASYLPDKPRVYTSKVKNAQEAHEAIRPAGEQFQTPAQTGLSGAEYRLYELIWMRTIASQMKDAAGNSVSIKIDAKATSGENCEFTSSGRVITFHGFLKAYVEGADDPSAETDDRETQIPDVSQGDVLPASEVLASGHETKPPARFTEATLIAQLEDREIGRPSTYASILGTIQARGYVYKKGNALVPAWLAFAVVRLLEEHFTRLVDYAFTASMEDVLDEVAAGNLQREGVLGRFYFGEEGIEGLQSMVSDLGDIDAREMSTFQVGPQDSGIVVRVGRYGPYVEDKDEQRANVPEDLPPDELTVEKALELLSQPSGVEIELGVAPESGLQVVAKAGRFGPYVTEVLPEDAPKSAKPRTGSLLSSMTLDTVTLADALRLLSLPRVVGKDPESGDEITAQNGRYGPYLKKGTDSRSLQTEDQMFDITLEEALKIYAEPKQRGRRAAAPPLKELGEDPASGQPVVVKEGRFGPYVTDGETNATLRKDDSVDTISLLRAAELLADKRARGPVKKTAKKAPAKKTTAKKTAAKKATTKKTAAKKTTAKKATVKKAAAEKS; this comes from the coding sequence GTGGCAGGGGTATCCGGTACCAAGGCAGCAACCAGTCGTCGTCTGGTGATCGTCGAGTCGCCGAAAAAGGCGCGGATGATCGCCGGCTTTTTGGGCGCCGGGTACGTGGTGGAGTCCAGTTTCGGCCACATCCGCGACCTGCCGAAGGGCGCCGACGAGATCCCGGCGAAGTACAAGGGCCTGCCCTGGGCGCGCCTCGGGGTCAACATCGAGGACCACTTCGACCCGCTGTACGTCGTACCGGCGGACAAGAAGCAGCAGATCCGCAAGCTGAAGGACCTGCTCAAGGACGCCGACGAGCTCTACCTGGCCACAGATGAGGACCGCGAGGGCGAGGCCATCGCGTGGCACCTGCTGGACGAGCTGAAGCCGAAGATCCCGGTCAAGCGGATGGTCTTCCACGAGATCACCCCGAAGGCGATCCAGGACGCGGTCGGCAGCGCGCGGAGCATCAACGACGCGCTGGTCGACGCCCAGGAGGCCCGGCGCATCCTGGACCGGCTGTACGGCTACGAGGTCAGCCCGGTGCTGTGGAAGAAGGTCATGCCGAAGCTGTCGGCGGGCCGGGTGCAGTCGGTCGCGATCCGGATGGTGGTCGACCGCGAGCGGGAGCGGATCGCGTTCCGCAGCGCTTCCTACTGGGACCTGGACGCCACCCTCGACGCAGGTGAGGGGAAGACGCCCCGGCTGTTCCCGTCGCGACTGGTCTCGGTGGACAGCAAGCGCGTGGCACAGGGACGCGACTTCGCCTCGACCGGTGAGCTGAAGAGCCAGAACACGGTTCACCTGGACCAGTCGACGGCGACCGCGCTGGCCGCCGCGCTGCAGGACTCGCAGTTCACCGTCCGGTCGATCGAGTCCAAGCCGTACACCCGCAAGCCGTACGCGCCGTTCCGGACCACCACGCTGCAGCAGGAGGCCGGGCGCAAGCTGAACATGTCCGCCTCCCAGACGATGCAGATCGCGCAGCGGCTGTACGAGAACGGCAACATCACCTATATGCGTACCGACAGCGTCACGCTGTCGGACACCGCGATCACCGCGGCCCGGTCCCAGGTCCGCGAGCTGTACGGCGCGTCGTACCTGCCGGACAAGCCGCGGGTCTACACCTCCAAGGTGAAGAACGCGCAGGAGGCGCACGAGGCGATCCGGCCCGCCGGTGAGCAGTTCCAGACCCCGGCGCAGACCGGGCTGAGCGGCGCGGAGTACCGGCTCTACGAACTGATCTGGATGCGGACGATCGCGTCCCAGATGAAAGACGCGGCCGGTAACAGCGTGTCCATCAAGATCGACGCGAAGGCCACGTCGGGGGAGAACTGCGAGTTCACCTCGTCGGGTCGCGTGATCACCTTCCACGGCTTCCTGAAGGCGTACGTCGAGGGTGCTGACGACCCGTCCGCCGAGACCGACGACCGGGAGACGCAGATCCCGGACGTGTCCCAGGGTGACGTGCTGCCGGCGAGCGAGGTGCTCGCGTCCGGACACGAGACCAAGCCGCCGGCCCGCTTCACGGAAGCGACGCTGATCGCGCAACTGGAAGACCGCGAGATCGGCCGGCCGTCGACGTACGCGTCGATCCTGGGCACGATCCAGGCCCGCGGGTATGTGTACAAGAAGGGCAACGCGCTGGTTCCGGCGTGGCTGGCCTTCGCCGTGGTCCGGCTGCTGGAGGAGCACTTCACCCGGCTGGTCGACTACGCGTTCACCGCCTCGATGGAGGACGTGCTCGACGAAGTCGCGGCCGGAAACCTGCAGCGCGAAGGGGTGCTCGGCCGGTTCTACTTCGGCGAGGAAGGCATCGAAGGCCTGCAGTCGATGGTGAGTGATCTGGGTGACATCGATGCCAGGGAGATGTCCACGTTCCAGGTCGGTCCGCAGGACAGCGGGATCGTCGTTCGCGTCGGCCGGTACGGGCCGTATGTCGAGGACAAGGACGAGCAGCGCGCCAACGTGCCGGAGGATCTGCCGCCGGACGAACTGACTGTCGAAAAGGCGCTGGAGCTGCTCAGCCAGCCGTCCGGGGTCGAGATCGAGCTGGGGGTCGCGCCCGAGAGCGGGCTGCAGGTCGTCGCCAAGGCCGGCCGTTTCGGTCCGTACGTGACCGAGGTGCTGCCCGAGGACGCGCCGAAGAGCGCCAAACCGCGGACCGGGTCGCTGCTGTCGTCGATGACGCTGGACACGGTGACGCTGGCGGACGCGCTGCGGCTGCTGTCGCTGCCGCGGGTGGTCGGTAAGGACCCGGAGTCCGGGGACGAGATCACCGCGCAGAACGGCCGCTACGGTCCGTACCTGAAGAAGGGCACGGACTCGCGGTCGCTGCAGACCGAGGACCAGATGTTCGACATCACCCTCGAGGAAGCGCTGAAGATCTACGCCGAGCCGAAGCAGCGTGGACGCCGGGCTGCCGCGCCGCCGCTGAAGGAGCTGGGCGAGGACCCGGCGTCGGGTCAGCCGGTGGTGGTGAAGGAGGGCCGCTTCGGTCCTTATGTCACCGATGGCGAGACGAATGCGACGCTGCGCAAGGACGACTCGGTCGACACCATCTCGCTGCTGCGGGCGGCCGAGCTGCTCGCGGACAAGCGGGCTCGTGGGCCGGTGAAGAAGACCGCGAAGAAGGCGCCTGCGAAGAAGACGACCGCCAAGAAGACAGCGGCCAAGAAGGCGACGACCAAGAAGACCGCCGCCAAGAAGACGACCGCGAAGAAGGCGACCGTCAAGAAGGCTGCCGCCGAGAAGTCCTGA
- a CDS encoding DNA polymerase III subunit delta', translated as MTVWDDLVGQEPAVAVLKRAVNGAAARMRGESGTATNGMTHAWLITGPPGSGRSNAGRAFAAALQCLNQGCGECSVCRTAMAGSHPDVSLIRTELLSIRVSEIRELVRRAAMSPTQGGWQVMVIEDADRLTEQAADALLKSIEEPAPRTVWVLCAPTVEDVVPTIRSRCRLLVLRTPPVAAIAEMLTIKAGVEPQLAGFAARAAQGHIGRARALARDEEVRDRRNKVLEVPFELRDIGACLNRAQQLVDAAKAESKVSAAKVDERERTELEQALGMGTKGAKPREAAAAIKELEDQQKARAKRWERDVLDRSLVDLMALYRDVLVLQTGAGTELINAELHRNIEQLATRTSPEQTIRRIDALAHCREAIEGNVAPLLALEAMTIALFEG; from the coding sequence ATGACAGTTTGGGATGACCTGGTCGGCCAGGAGCCGGCCGTCGCGGTGCTGAAACGAGCCGTCAACGGGGCCGCCGCGCGGATGCGGGGCGAGAGCGGGACGGCGACGAACGGCATGACCCACGCCTGGTTGATCACCGGGCCGCCAGGCTCCGGCCGGTCGAACGCGGGCCGCGCCTTCGCGGCCGCGCTGCAATGCCTGAACCAGGGCTGTGGCGAGTGCAGCGTCTGCCGTACGGCGATGGCCGGTTCGCACCCGGACGTGTCGCTGATCCGCACCGAACTGCTCTCGATCCGGGTCAGCGAGATCCGCGAGCTCGTCCGCCGGGCCGCGATGAGCCCGACCCAGGGCGGCTGGCAGGTGATGGTGATCGAGGACGCGGACCGGCTCACCGAGCAGGCCGCCGACGCCTTGCTGAAGAGCATCGAGGAGCCCGCGCCCCGTACCGTCTGGGTGCTGTGCGCCCCCACGGTGGAGGACGTCGTGCCCACGATCCGGTCCCGCTGCCGCCTGCTCGTGCTGCGGACGCCGCCGGTCGCCGCGATCGCCGAGATGCTCACGATCAAGGCCGGCGTCGAGCCCCAGCTGGCCGGGTTCGCGGCGCGTGCGGCGCAGGGCCACATCGGCAGGGCCAGGGCGCTGGCCCGGGACGAGGAGGTGCGGGACCGCCGGAACAAGGTGCTGGAGGTTCCATTCGAGCTGCGCGACATCGGCGCCTGCCTGAACCGCGCCCAGCAACTCGTCGACGCCGCCAAGGCCGAATCCAAGGTCAGCGCGGCGAAGGTGGACGAGCGCGAGCGGACCGAGCTCGAGCAGGCGCTCGGGATGGGCACGAAGGGCGCCAAGCCACGCGAGGCGGCCGCGGCGATCAAGGAGCTAGAGGACCAGCAGAAGGCCCGGGCCAAACGCTGGGAACGCGACGTGCTCGACCGGTCACTGGTCGACCTGATGGCGCTCTACCGCGATGTCCTGGTGCTCCAGACCGGCGCCGGCACCGAGCTGATCAACGCCGAGCTGCACCGCAACATCGAGCAACTGGCGACCAGGACCAGCCCGGAGCAGACGATTCGCCGGATCGACGCCCTCGCGCACTGCCGGGAAGCGATCGAGGGCAACGTGGCGCCGCTGCTGGCGCTGGAGGCGATGACGATCGCCTTGTTCGAGGGATGA